The genomic stretch TCAAATGCCGGCCGCGGGCGAAATCGTCGAAATCCTTCGGGGTGTTGGCGGTGACGATGCCGACCGCTCCGATCCAGCCGCGGCAATTGGGCTCGCAGGCGATCCAGCTGAAGCGCATCGGCAGTTTGCGTTCTTCGAGACTGCCGCCGGCCTGCGCCATGGCGGGAAGAACCGTCTGCATCAAGCCGGCGAGTGCGACGCCGAGCGTCGCCGTGCGCAACAGCGCCGATCCGATTCCTCTTGGCGAAATCATCAGTCTCACTTTGGTCCCTTCTTCCTCCCGGCACGGGCGGCGGTCACGGTTCCCAGCTCAACGATCCGATTCTGTCATTCATCCGTTATCTATTCGTTATCAAAATGGTAACTTTGATTAAACGCAAGGGTCTACAGGTTCTTGCTGCAGTGCAGTCACATTAGTGCGATATTTCGGGCGCTGTGGCTCATTGCCCACACAGCAGCCGGGGCATTGCACCGGAACCAGGCAAACGTTCGCCCACGATTTTAGCAAGACGCCCATGAACCCATCAGAGCTCTGCGCCGATTGCGCCCGGATGCTGCAGCGCGCACCGCGCAACGCCGGCCGCGGCATGATCTGGCTATATCGGCACTCACTGTCGCCGCTGGTCGGCGCCAATTGCCGGCATCTGCCGAGTTGTTCGGTCTATGGCGACGAGGCCATCGGGCGATTCGGGCTGTGGCGCGGCGGCTGGATGACGCTGGCGCGGCTGCTGCGCTGCAATCCCTGGGGCACCTCGGGCATCGACAATGTGCCGCTCACCGCCCCGCCCGGCGCGACCTGGTACTTGCCCTGGCGCTACGCACGCTGGCGCGGCGTCAACGGCCCGGACGGCCCCTCCGCGCCGGCGTCCTGATCGCGCCAGCGCGTCGGCGAGACGCCGAACTCCCGCTTGAATGCCCGGCTGAAGGCCTCCTCGGAGTCGTAGCCGACCTCGTGGGCGACTTGACTGACGCTCCTGCCGGACTCGCGCAGATTGAGCTTCGCGGTGCGTAACCGCCACATCGTGAGATAGCGGATCGGCGGCATGCCGACCAGCGTCCGGAATCGATCCATGAACGCGCTGCGCGACAGCGCCACCTCGCGGGCGAGCGAGTCCGCGGTCCACGGCGCCGCGATCGTCCGGTGCATCAGCGCCAGCGCCCGGCCGACTTGCGGATCCCGCAGCCCCTTCAGCCAGCCCAGTTCGTCGCTGCCCAGCGTCGCGGAGTAGTGGCGCACGGCTTCGACGAACAACAGCTCCGACAACCGCGACATCACGCTCGACGACGCCAGTCGGCCTTCGACCAGTTCGCCGGCGGCAAACCGCACCGAGGCTTCGATCCAGTCGCGCGCGGTGCCGTCGCGGATATCGAGCTTCATCACCCGCGGCAGGGTTTCGATCAGCGGATTATAGGCGTCCTCGCTGGCGAGAAAGCCGCAGACGATATGCGTCGCCGCGCCGCCGCCGCCGTGTCGAATACGCATCAGCCCGCCGTCGCCGGCGGGCAGGATCAGGTCCTGGGCGTTCAGCGGCTTCAACCCGGTCACGCTCGACAGCGTGTGCACTTCGTTGCGCGGCACCAGCACGATCTCGCCGGCCATCACCTCGATCGCCGCCTCGCCTTCGACCGACAATTGCAGCCGGCCGGCGATCACCACGTGATAGGCGATAATTTGCGCCGGCGCCGCCAGATAGGGCTCGCAATATTCAGCCGTCGTCTGCGAATTGATCGACCAGGGCGCCGTGAACCGGGCGTCGAGAAACACGCCGCCGGTCAGGCGCACCGAGCGAAGCACATCGGACAGAGCATCCATCGTGGTCGCCACCCTGGTGATTTGGACGCGCGGTCAGGTGATCCGGCGGCACGGTCATTCATCGAACCGCCGCCCGCGCCTACAAACAGCAGCACCGGACGGCAGCATACTCGCCGCCGGCGCGTTGCGGCAGCGGCATTTTTCCGCGCCGGCAACGGATCTCCACCGACGATATCCAACAGGTCATTTGAAAGGGCACCGCCATGGATATGATGACAGGAGTACAAAATAAAGGCAGCGCGCCGGACTACGCGGCGATCAAGCAGCGGCAACAAGCAACTTGGGCGGCCGGCGACTACGCCGTGATCGGCACCACGCTGCAGATCGTCGGCGAGCGGCTTTGCGAGGCGATCGATCTGCGCCCCGGCGAGCGGGTGCTCGACGTCGCCGCCGGCAACGGCAACGCCACGCTGGCCGCGGCCCGCCGCTTTGTCGACGTGACCTCGACCGACTATGTCGGCGCCCTGCTAGCTCGCGGCAAGGAGCGCGCCGACGCCGACCGGCTGCCGGTGACTTTCCAGCAGGCCGACGCCGAGGCACTGCCGTTTGCGGACGGCCGTTTCGACGTCGCGGTGTCGACCTTCGGGGTGATGTTCGCGCCGGACCAGGACAAGGCGGCGCAGGAACTGACCCGCGTGGTCCGCGGCGGCGGCCGCATCGGGCTCGCAAACTGGACGCCGGACGGCTTCATCGGCCAGCTGTTCGGGATCGTCGGCAGCCACGTGGCGCCGCCGGCCGGGGTCCGCTCGCCGGGGCTGTGGGGCACCGAGCCGCGGCTCGGCGAGCTGTTTGCCGGCCACCGCGTGACTGCGACCAAACAGGTCTTCATGTTTCGCTACAAGTCGCCAGCGCATTGGCTGGAGATCTTCCGCAGCTATTACGGCCCGGTCAACCGCGCCTTTGCCGCGCTCGACGCCGCCGGCCAGGCGGCGCTGGAGGCGGATATCACCGAGCTGCTGTGCCGGATGAATCGCGGCGGCGGCGAGTCGCTGCTGGTGCCGGGCGATTATCTCGAAGTGATCGTGACCAGACGATAGCGACATTCGATCGACCGATGGCCCGATTGCGCAGCGCCGCCCGGTGCGGCCGGCGCTGCATTCTTCATTATGGAGCGTGTCATGTTTGGAGATATCAATTTATTGCTGACGCTGTGCCGCGCATTGGCGGTCTATATCCGAACATCCTGGCGCCAGCTGTGAGCGCCGCGATGCTAGAAGCTGACGCAAGCGCTGCGCAATGTGGTCAGCACCGATTGCTGTTTGAACCGCGCCTTGTAGGCCTGCGCGATCGCGGCCAGCGCCGCGCGCTTTTCGGTGCTGTCGTCGAAGGCGATCAGCACCAGCTTGCTCGGCTCGCGCACCAGCGCGCCGCGCTCGGTATCGCGCCACTGTCCGTTGGCATCGATCACCGTCAATCCGTCCGGAAACCGCGGCGTGATCTCGCGCGCGGTGAAATCCGCGAAGGCCTTGTCGCTGACGCCGAGGCGGTCGGCGATGTTGCGGCCGAATAATAGTTCGGCCGAGGCCATCAGCCGCGCCGGCGGCACGCAGGCTTGCGGCAGGCTGGCGCACCCGGATAGCGCGACCGCCAACAGCGCCGCGACGGCCAGCGATCCCCTCAAGTTTGATCTGCCGTCCACCTTGCTACCGGACAATGACGGTGAAGTAATCCGTCACCGATCTTCTCGGCAACGTGTATTCGATGACAAAGCTGTCCTCGCCGCGATAGCCAGGCTCGGACCGATAATTGACCCTGAACCCGTTCAGCTGGGCGCCGACGCAAGCGTCCTCCGGATTGAAGCGATTGCGCTTCAGGGTCGAGACCTCGCGGCCTGGTATCAGCCTGCCATGTTGCGGTTTGGTGACCACCCTGATCACGCCGGCCTTCTCGCTGCAGTCGCGCCGATGCGCGTGATACGAAAAGACCTTGGTTTCAACACCCGACCTGACATTCCGAACGAAGGAATCGGCGCTTGCTGCATTCGGGAGAAACACAAGCAGGAGGACGATCCCATAGCGAGAGAACGCCCTGCCCCACCCGGCCGCATCTGCCATTCCGCAATCCCCCGATCGCAATCGACGCCTCGAGCGTAGCGCACGATCCTCGTCTTGCTAAGCGGAATTTCGCCCTGACCGCCCAGATGCGCTTCGGGATGGCCCTCAGCGCTTGAGCAGGTTCTCCTCGGATTCCGGCGCCTTGCCTTCGGATTGCTCGCTGACCTCGATGGTCTCGTTGCGCAGATTGCCTTCGCCGACACTGACCGGGCTGCGCTCGTGGTCGACGACGGCCTCGCCGAGCCCACCAGGCCGCGCGCTTGTCGCCGCGCGATCGTCGTGGCGGATGATCGGGACGCCGTGGGGAAACACCACTTCGCGGGCGGCGTCGGGCAATTCGATCCCGCCGCTGAGCAGCGCGTCCTTGGTCAGGCGCAGCAGCGCCGAATTGATCTTGGCCGGCGAATAGGTGGCGCTGGCGAACCAATAGAATACCCGCAGATTGACGGTCGCAGCGCCCAGCTCCTCGACCAGCACCAGCGGTTCGGGCGTATCGAGCACGGCCGGATGCTGCGCCAACACATTGGCGATCAGCGACTGCGCCTTGGTGGTGGAAGAATCATAGCCGATCCCGACCGCGAAGGTCGCCTGCCGGCTTTGCGAGGCGCTGTAATTGGTGATCGTGCTCTTGAACACGATGGCGTTCGGGATCTGCACATAATTGCCGGCCAGCGTCAGCAGCACGGTGGTGCGCACATTGAGGTTCTGGACGATGCCGGTGTTGCCGTCGACCTCGATCAGATCGCCGGTGCTGAACGGATTGCGGACGCTGAGCAGGATGCTGGCGAGAAAATTCTCGGCGATGTCGCGAAACGCGAAGCCGATGATGATGCCGAACAATCCGGTGCCGCCCAGCACGGTGATGGCGAGCCGCGTGAGGCCCGCCACTTGAAGCACGAAGTAGATGCCGAGCAGAAACACGGGAATTGAAAACGCCTGGACAACGACGCTGGCCAGCAGCGACGACGACACCCGCCGCGCGACCAGGCGTCGAACGACGAACGCGACCAGCCGCGCCAGCAGCCAGGTGACGAAGATGATGACGCATGCCAGCAGGATCCAGGGCCATGTCTGCAGCGCCTGGCGATACAGCCGGGCGAATTCGTCGCCGGCGCGACCGAAGGTCGATCCGACGTCGGCCTCGACCTCGATCCGGTTGACCACCGCGACGGTGCCTTGGGTGTTCTGCGCCAGCGTCCCGGCCCAGCGCAGATGCTCCTGGGTCTGGGTCTTGCCGTCCATGAAGACGATGCCGTCGCGCACCGCGACCTTGGGGCTGACAAACCAGTTTGTCGACTGCAGAATGCGCTCAATGCGATTGGCGATCGCCGCGTCATCGGCGGTCGGCTTGACCTCGACGGGCTTCGACACCGCGTTGTCGCTTTGCTGGCTCGGCAGCGCGGCGGGTGGCGCGGTCTGGGCCAGAGCGTCGGGCACCGCGACGCTCAGCAGGACGAGCCACAGCACCGCCAGGAGCGACGCGCGCGACGTCGCCGTCCGGATTGCGCGGCCGCCCGCACCGCGCGTGGCAAACCGCACCGCGTGGCGCAACAGCGAACGAATCATCGAGGTCCTTACGCGCAACGAGAGAGCTTCCTTCGCCAACCCAGCTGGAACCGGTTGGTTCCATTGCGGCAGCCGCAGCGGCGCTGTCGCGGGTCGTTGCGGCCAACGATCGGTTCTCGCCCTGCCCGGCCGACATCCTGCGGCTCAGAACAGCCCGGGCAGCAGCATCGCCACCTGTTCGCGATATCTGCGGTAGCGATCGCCGAACACCGACACCAGATCGCGTTCCTCGAGCCGGATCCCGACGAAAATGTAGGCCGTGGTGACCGCGGCAAACAGCAGATGTCCCACGGTCATGACCGGCGTCGACCAGAAGGCGATGATGAAGCCGAGATAGATCGGATGCCGGATCAGCCGATACAGGCCCGGGGTCTTGAATTTGGCCGGAGCCGCGAGGCGTCCGGCAAAATGCGCGATCACCTGGGTCAGGCCGAACAGCTCGAAATGGCTGATCAAAAACGAGCTATAGACCACCATCAGCCAGCCCGACATCCCGGACGCAGTCGCGAGGGCGGCGAGCGCCGGGGTTTCAATGCGCCATACCACGTTCGGAATCGGCACCCACTGCCACAACAGCAGAAGCAGCGTCAGGCTCGCGAGCAGAATATAGCTCGACCGCTCGATCGCCGCGGAGGCATGCCGCGCGAACAGTCGTTTGAAGCGCTGCCGCGCCATGCCGCTGTGCTGAATCGCGAAGATCGACAGCAACAGCAGATCGATCAGCAATGCCTTCGACATCGGCGCGGCCGCGCCGTCGTTGATCGCCTTCGGCACGATATATTCGGCGACGAAGCCGAATGCATAGAGCAGGGTCGCGAGGCAGACCAGGTAGGCCGTGCCCCCATAGGCAACGACCAGGCCCCTCATGATCCGCAAATGCCACGAAATCAGCTCAGCGCTCCGGTCATCTTCCATTGCAGTTGGCATGCTCGCCTCTTGACGGTTGTGTCGGGTTTCCATTTCGGTCTGCATCGCATCACGATTTCGGCAGGCAGCGCAGCCAGGACCACGCCGCCCGTTCGGCAGCGCTGTCGACCTGGCCGTGATGGGGGGTGATATCCTGCGGTCCCCGGCTAACCCACCGGCGCAGCGCCGCGCGGCGTTGGTGGCGGACGATGGCGGCAGCGACCCGGCCGTTCACCAGCCGTCTTAATCCAGCCGCGATCAGCACAAGCCGCCCGCAGGCGGATCGCGTTGTCGGCAGTAACAGCAACGTCAAAAATATGGTCATGGAAATTTCCTCGCTTCGGCGCTCGATTGCGCGTGGTCATTTCCTAAATGTCAGGGGTCAGCAGGCCGTCAGGGCGGGCGTGAAAAAATCGTCAAAATGCCCGCTTCGAGTTGATAGGATGGACGCCGCTTCGACATCGAGAGGGATGCAATGCCGCGATTGGGGTTGCTCGGCGGATTCTCCGTTGAACGGATTGGACCTGTCGCCTTGCGCAGCAGGAAACCGCAAGCCCTTGTGGCATTTCTGGCGTTGGCGCCCGGCGTCGCCCATGTCCGGGAGCGGCTGGCGACGCTGCTCTGGCCGGATAGCAGCGACGACGCGGCGCGACAGAGCCTGCGCCAATGCATCAGCAAGCTGCGCCGCGATGTCCCCGAGCTGCCGCTGTCATCCGAGAGCGATCTGATCGGCTTCGAAATCGGCGCGATCTCCACCGACGTCGCGGAGTTCGGCGCCGCGCTCGCCGATCCCACCCTTGCCAACCTCAGGCGCGCGGCCGCGCTCTATCGCGGCGACTTGCTGGAGGGGTTCGACGCAAGATCCGACCTGTTCGAGGAATGGCTGCTGGGCGAGCGGGACCGGCTGCGCGCCGCCGCGATCTCCGGCTTGCGCGCCTTGATGCTGGAATTGCAGCGCGGCGGGGCGCAGCAAGAGGCCATCGCTGTGGCGCTGCGCCTGCTGGCGATTGATCCGTTGCAGGAGGACGTCGAGCGCGCGCTGATGCGGCTCTATGCCGACCAGGGCCAGACCGCGCTCGCCCTGCGACGCTACAAGCGCTGCGAAGCGTTGCTGCGCAAGGAGCTCAATGTCGAGCCCGATCAGGCGACCAAATCGCTGTATCAGGACCTGCTGCGCTACCGGACGCGGCGCAAGGCCAGCGACCAAAGCGCCATTTCGTCAGCTTCGGAACCGGCGCCGCCGTCGCTGCGGCAGACGGTGCGGACCTGCACCACCCAGGACGGGGTGCGGATCGCCTATGCGTCGGTGGGGTCCGGGCCGCCGTTGGTGAAGGCCGCCAATTGGCTCAACCATCTGGAGTTCGATCTCGAGAGCCCGGTGTACCGACACTGGATCGAGGCGCTGAGCCGCGACCATACCTACCTGCGATACGACGAACGCGGCACCGGGCTGTCCGATTGGGACGTTTTCGATTTCTCCTTCGATGCTCTGCTACGCGATCTCGAAACCGTGGTCGAAGCCGCGAGGCTCGACCGTTTTGTCCTGCTCGGCGCATCCCAAGGATGCGCGATTTCGATTGCCTATGCGGTGAAACATCCCGAGCGCGTCAGCCATCTCGTGCTCTATGGCGGCTATGCCAAGGGTTGGATCCATCTCGACGATCCCGCCGAAAAGGCGCGACGCCAGGCGCTCGCCACATTGGTGCTCGAAGGCTGGGGACAGGAAAACCCGGTATTCCGCCAGATCTTCACGTCGCTGTTGATTCCCGGCGCCAATGACGAGCAGATCCGCTGGTTCAACGATCTGCAGAAGCTCACGACGTCACCGGAAAATGCCCACAAGCTGGTCCAGGAATTTGGCGCGATCGATGTCCGTCACCTGCTCAAGGACGTTCGTGTGCCGACGCTGGTGCTGCACGCGCGCCAAGACGCGCGGGTGAAATTCACCGAGGGACAGGAACTCGCAGCCGGCATCAAGGGCGCGCGGTTCGTGCCGCTCGACAGCAGAAACCATGTGATTCTGGAAAACGAACCGGCATGGTCGGTGTTTGTCAGCGCAGTCCGAGCCTTTCTCGCAGGATCGGATCGACCACAGCCGCCTCTCCCGCCGGGCTCGGCCTAATCGAACCCGACGAAGCGGGCTGCCTCGTCGACGGTTTTGCGTTCCGAGACCACCGCATTGGCGGGGAAACTGTCATCCGGCCAGCCCAGCGCGATGCTTTTCATGATGATCTGATCGTCGGGGATTTTTGCGTGCTCGCGCACCACCGGCGACTGCATGATGCCCTGGCTGTTGATCACGGCGCCGAGCCCACGCGACCAGGCGGCATTGACCAGAGCGGTCGCCACCGCGCCGCAATCGAATGGCGTATCGTCGCTGCCGTCGAGCACGCGGTCATAGGTCACGATCACGCAGACCGGGGCGTCGA from Rhodopseudomonas sp. BAL398 encodes the following:
- the yidD gene encoding membrane protein insertion efficiency factor YidD, whose product is MNPSELCADCARMLQRAPRNAGRGMIWLYRHSLSPLVGANCRHLPSCSVYGDEAIGRFGLWRGGWMTLARLLRCNPWGTSGIDNVPLTAPPGATWYLPWRYARWRGVNGPDGPSAPAS
- a CDS encoding AraC family transcriptional regulator; translation: MDALSDVLRSVRLTGGVFLDARFTAPWSINSQTTAEYCEPYLAAPAQIIAYHVVIAGRLQLSVEGEAAIEVMAGEIVLVPRNEVHTLSSVTGLKPLNAQDLILPAGDGGLMRIRHGGGGAATHIVCGFLASEDAYNPLIETLPRVMKLDIRDGTARDWIEASVRFAAGELVEGRLASSSVMSRLSELLFVEAVRHYSATLGSDELGWLKGLRDPQVGRALALMHRTIAAPWTADSLAREVALSRSAFMDRFRTLVGMPPIRYLTMWRLRTAKLNLRESGRSVSQVAHEVGYDSEEAFSRAFKREFGVSPTRWRDQDAGAEGPSGPLTPRQRA
- a CDS encoding class I SAM-dependent methyltransferase, with amino-acid sequence MMTGVQNKGSAPDYAAIKQRQQATWAAGDYAVIGTTLQIVGERLCEAIDLRPGERVLDVAAGNGNATLAAARRFVDVTSTDYVGALLARGKERADADRLPVTFQQADAEALPFADGRFDVAVSTFGVMFAPDQDKAAQELTRVVRGGGRIGLANWTPDGFIGQLFGIVGSHVAPPAGVRSPGLWGTEPRLGELFAGHRVTATKQVFMFRYKSPAHWLEIFRSYYGPVNRAFAALDAAGQAALEADITELLCRMNRGGGESLLVPGDYLEVIVTRR
- a CDS encoding DUF3574 domain-containing protein, with product MRGSLAVAALLAVALSGCASLPQACVPPARLMASAELLFGRNIADRLGVSDKAFADFTAREITPRFPDGLTVIDANGQWRDTERGALVREPSKLVLIAFDDSTEKRAALAAIAQAYKARFKQQSVLTTLRSACVSF
- a CDS encoding mechanosensitive ion channel family protein gives rise to the protein MIRSLLRHAVRFATRGAGGRAIRTATSRASLLAVLWLVLLSVAVPDALAQTAPPAALPSQQSDNAVSKPVEVKPTADDAAIANRIERILQSTNWFVSPKVAVRDGIVFMDGKTQTQEHLRWAGTLAQNTQGTVAVVNRIEVEADVGSTFGRAGDEFARLYRQALQTWPWILLACVIIFVTWLLARLVAFVVRRLVARRVSSSLLASVVVQAFSIPVFLLGIYFVLQVAGLTRLAITVLGGTGLFGIIIGFAFRDIAENFLASILLSVRNPFSTGDLIEVDGNTGIVQNLNVRTTVLLTLAGNYVQIPNAIVFKSTITNYSASQSRQATFAVGIGYDSSTTKAQSLIANVLAQHPAVLDTPEPLVLVEELGAATVNLRVFYWFASATYSPAKINSALLRLTKDALLSGGIELPDAAREVVFPHGVPIIRHDDRAATSARPGGLGEAVVDHERSPVSVGEGNLRNETIEVSEQSEGKAPESEENLLKR
- the mddA gene encoding methanethiol S-methyltransferase; amino-acid sequence: MPTAMEDDRSAELISWHLRIMRGLVVAYGGTAYLVCLATLLYAFGFVAEYIVPKAINDGAAAPMSKALLIDLLLLSIFAIQHSGMARQRFKRLFARHASAAIERSSYILLASLTLLLLLWQWVPIPNVVWRIETPALAALATASGMSGWLMVVYSSFLISHFELFGLTQVIAHFAGRLAAPAKFKTPGLYRLIRHPIYLGFIIAFWSTPVMTVGHLLFAAVTTAYIFVGIRLEERDLVSVFGDRYRRYREQVAMLLPGLF
- a CDS encoding alpha/beta hydrolase: MRSRKPQALVAFLALAPGVAHVRERLATLLWPDSSDDAARQSLRQCISKLRRDVPELPLSSESDLIGFEIGAISTDVAEFGAALADPTLANLRRAAALYRGDLLEGFDARSDLFEEWLLGERDRLRAAAISGLRALMLELQRGGAQQEAIAVALRLLAIDPLQEDVERALMRLYADQGQTALALRRYKRCEALLRKELNVEPDQATKSLYQDLLRYRTRRKASDQSAISSASEPAPPSLRQTVRTCTTQDGVRIAYASVGSGPPLVKAANWLNHLEFDLESPVYRHWIEALSRDHTYLRYDERGTGLSDWDVFDFSFDALLRDLETVVEAARLDRFVLLGASQGCAISIAYAVKHPERVSHLVLYGGYAKGWIHLDDPAEKARRQALATLVLEGWGQENPVFRQIFTSLLIPGANDEQIRWFNDLQKLTTSPENAHKLVQEFGAIDVRHLLKDVRVPTLVLHARQDARVKFTEGQELAAGIKGARFVPLDSRNHVILENEPAWSVFVSAVRAFLAGSDRPQPPLPPGSA